The genome window GCTTGCGTCGCGTCGAACCGACGAAGTCGGCGACGGTATAAACCCGAACTGACGGTATCGCACCGACACTCGGGGCGACGCTATCGGTGTCGTACCGGCACTCGAGGCGGCGCTACTGTGTTCGGTCAGTCGGCCGAGGACCTCGAACGACACCGAATCAGTGGCCACCGATCGCTTACTCGGAACGAAAAATTCGGTAAGCACCCTGGCCAGTCGCGACCTCTCGGGTCTCTCCGTCAGGGGTCGTACTCTCGACGGTTACCTCGCTGACGCCGACGCTCCCGCCGGCGCGGATCACGGTCGCCGTCGCCGAGAGGTCGCCCGTCGCTGGGCGCAGGTAATTGACGTTCAGGTTGATCGTCGCGATGTGGGCACCGAAGGGGTCCTCGAGTTCCGTCCGGAGCCCGAGCCCACCCGTCGTGTCGATCAGGGTGGCGGCGATTCCACCGTGGATGTCCGCTCGCTCACCGGTGTCGTTTAGACGCGTGTTGGTCAGCTTTTCGTCGTAGGGGACCGACATCGTCATCGTCCCGTCGTCGACGTGGTCGACCGTCGTCCCGATCCACGAGAGGAACTCGTGGTGCTCGTCGATGAAGTACTGAACGAGTTCCCGGAGATCGTCGAACTCCCGCACCGCCGTCTCGAAGTCCTCAGTCATGACCTCTCATCCACGGGCAACTGTCTTTAGATCAACGCTTCGACTCGAGTCCGTTTTCGAGCGTTTGTTCGACACTCGGCCTCAGTGATACGGCCCAGGGTATCCGGGAGCCGCGGATTCGGCCTCGAGTGGGCTCAGCCGTACGGCGTGGTGATTGTTCAAATCCGGATAGGACTGGGGATCGATCAACGTCGATTCGGACGAGTCCATGAGCAAAGGTAAGAACGGAGACCACCGGAGCGTACGTTTCT of Natrarchaeobaculum sulfurireducens contains these proteins:
- a CDS encoding PaaI family thioesterase produces the protein MTEDFETAVREFDDLRELVQYFIDEHHEFLSWIGTTVDHVDDGTMTMSVPYDEKLTNTRLNDTGERADIHGGIAATLIDTTGGLGLRTELEDPFGAHIATINLNVNYLRPATGDLSATATVIRAGGSVGVSEVTVESTTPDGETREVATGQGAYRIFRSE